The window GCTACGGCCGGTGCCGCCAGGGAGGCCAGCACGAGCTTCGGCGTCCACTTGAACGCCTGCGAGATCTTGCGGATCTGGGGGACGACGGTTCTGTCGATACGGCGCCGCAGCCGGGCGAACATCGACAGGTCGACCGTCTTGCGCACCTCTTCCGCGGTACGGCCGGGCGCGGTGAGGAAGGCCGTCCGCTGCTTCTTGTGCTTGTCGAGGACCTGCACGGGATGGAAGCTCGCCGGGTCGACGTCGGCCGCCCAGCCGCCACGAACGGTCTGCTCGTAGACGTACTGGCTGACGACGACCACCAGCTGCTGGTCCTCGTAGTCCTCCTGGAGCAGCTTCGCCTGACGGCAGTCGACCAGCCTCTTGGCCTCGACGGCTCCCTCACCCGCGGTGCCGAGCGCGCTGGTCACGGCGAGGCCGGTGACGACCGACAGGCGGACCTGCAGCAGCTTGTGCTCCCAGTCGACGTTCTGCTTGGCGAGCGTCTCCTGGAACGCGGCGACGAACTTGGACACCACCAGGCCCATCCGGCCGCTCGGCCACCAGACGAGGAACCCGTCCCCGTCGTCCTGGAAGCCGCGGAACTCCCTGCCCAACGCCTCGGGCGCCTGTGCGAGCGCCCCCACGTACGCCCGGTACAGCGCCGCTTGCGCCTTGTGCATGTCGGGGCCTTTGAGTGAGCTGTAGTCGCCCAGATCCGCTCGGACGAATACCGCTTCGAAGACTT of the Streptomyces sp. NBC_00287 genome contains:
- a CDS encoding RICIN domain-containing protein, which translates into the protein MPDYPSGSDDEPDDEVFEAVFVRADLGDYSSLKGPDMHKAQAALYRAYVGALAQAPEALGREFRGFQDDGDGFLVWWPSGRMGLVVSKFVAAFQETLAKQNVDWEHKLLQVRLSVVTGLAVTSALGTAGEGAVEAKRLVDCRQAKLLQEDYEDQQLVVVVSQYVYEQTVRGGWAADVDPASFHPVQVLDKHKKQRTAFLTAPGRTAEEVRKTVDLSMFARLRRRIDRTVVPQIRKISQAFKWTPKLVLASLAAPAVAALAAATLLGTLPFSWPYGGAGTVDASVWAAETAYPWPDERPGPSTSRSEAGRPSLSVEDGRGAVGNVGYGGVLAADGTGVRLVADPDGAGRTWRWSPVGGGRQRLTTGDDRALTLDTGSGEVYLDGYADVPAQDWWAAPVPGGEGSFRLHNGARPDDCLTADGEGGAPVMEACRPGDRMQEWTAG